A region of Aquarana catesbeiana isolate 2022-GZ linkage group LG08, ASM4218655v1, whole genome shotgun sequence DNA encodes the following proteins:
- the DDIT4 gene encoding DNA damage-inducible transcript 4 protein: MPARGGMFYAVPFSLPPPIIEEEPMEVDPKDLWDGKCKDLSERCSSLSNSDCESLTSSGSFSDSSSDSSSESLSDCDFDEIDNISIPDSDLLVDPEGEQLCPSLLKMIKRSLNKANINSLRCSKLILPDDLLCHLGQELIHLAYSEPCGLRGALIDLCVENSKACHTVAQLEVDPCVVPTFQLTVLFKLDSRLWPRIQGLFSTKPVPGSGHSLKLSPGFKVLKKKLYSSEELIVEEC, encoded by the exons ATGCCAGCCCGAGGTGGTATGTTCTATGCTGTGCCCTTCTCCCTGCCCCCTCCCATCATTGAGGAGGAACCCATGGAAGTGGATCCCAAAGACCTGTGGGATGGGAAGTGTAAGGACTTGTCCGAACGCTGTTCCAGTCTATCCAACTCTGACTGTGAATCCCTCACCAGTAGTGGCTCCTTCTCTGATTCCTCATCCGATTCCTCGTCCGAGTCATTGTCTGATTGTG ATTTTGATGAAATTGACAACATTTCAATACCTGATTCAGACCTTCTCGTTGACCCTGAAGGTGAGCAGCTTTGTCCGAGTCTCCTCAAGATGATCAAACGTAGCCTGAACAAAGCCAACATTAACTCTTTGAGATGCTCCAAGCTGATCCTTCCAGATGACCTCCTCTGCCACTTGGGCCAAGAATTGATCCACTTGGCATACAGCGAGCCTTGTGGACTTCGGGGTGCACTTATTGACCTTTGTGTGGAAAACAGCAAGGCCTGCCACACAGTGGCCCAGCTAGAGGTTGACCCATGCGTAGTTCCTACTTTCCAGCTAACCGTTCTGTTCAAGTTGGACTCTAGGTTGTGGCCAAGAATTCAGGGACTCTTTAGCACTAAACCTGTCCCTGGGTCTGGACATTCTCTGAAACTTAGCCCAGGATTCAAAGTCCTGAAGAAGAAACTGTATAGTTCTGAAGAACTTATTGTTGAAGAATGCTGA